From one Xiphias gladius isolate SHS-SW01 ecotype Sanya breed wild chromosome 12, ASM1685928v1, whole genome shotgun sequence genomic stretch:
- the tec gene encoding tyrosine-protein kinase Tec isoform X1, producing MSAEMLLEETLIKRSQQKKRTSPLNYKERLFILTKSRLTYYDGKAEKKFRRGSIELSRIRCVEIVKNGGGIIPCQNKYPFQVVYDTNTLYVFAPSHDSRSLWVQSLKDEIKDNLVVLTKFHPQFWQEGAWLCCRQAEKQALGCEEYNLFGEITRKPLPPIPGEERKDGRRRPPPPLPPTPVDDDDDDDDDDDDGDDDDDDEEEEVVVVALYNFPGTEPHDLSLVKGDEYVILEKCDVNWYKARNKYGEEGYIPSNYVTEKKSGNLVQFVWYSKQVNRNKAEELLRNEDKEGAFIVRDSSTPGTYTVSLYAKSAAVEGGAAIKHYHIKETQDLPPQFYLAEKHVFSSIPDLIEYHKHNAAGLVARLRYPVGKHDKSAPSTAGFSYEKWEINPSELTFMKELGSGQFGLVRLGKWRAQHKVAIKAIREGAMYEEDFIEEAKVMMRLSHPKLVQLYGVCSQQHPIYIVTEFMEHGCLLNFLRQRRGSFSLGSLLSICLDVSEGMEHLEANGFIHRDLAARNCLVNEALVVKVSDFGMARYVLDNQYTSSSGAKFPVKWSPPEVFNFCKYSSMSDVWSYGVLMWEVFTEGRMPFEQHQNHEVVALVTQGHRLFRPKMASPAIYDIMQLCWHERPEERPSFVQLCMMISDALEGDVPPHELAN from the exons ATGAGTGCCGAGATGCTATTGGAGGAGACGCTGATCAAACGGTCTCAGCAGAAGAAGCGGACGTCGCCGCTCAACTACAAGGAAAGACTGTTCATCCTCACCAAGAGCAGGCTGACGTACTATGATGGAAAAGCAGAG AAGAAGTTCAGGAGAGGCTCCATCGAGCTGAGCCGCATCAGATGTGTGGAGATCGTCAAGAACGGGGGAGGAATCATTCCCTGCCAGAACAAATACCCCTTTCAG GTGGTGTATGATACCAACACACTCTATGTTTTTGCTCCGAGTCACGACAGCAGAAGTCTCTGGGTCCAGAGCCTGAAAGACG aGATCAAAGACAACCTTGTGGTCTTGACGAAGTTTCACCCCCAGTTCTGGCAGGAGGGGGCGTGGCTCTGCTGTCGCCAGGCAGAAAAACAGGCGCTGGGCTGCGAGGAGTACAACCTGTTCGGAGAGA TTACAAGAAAACCTTTGCCTCCGATTCCTGGAGAGGAACGTAAAGATGGAAGG CGGcggcctcctcctcccctccccccgACCCCTGTGgatgacgacgacgatgacgacgacgacgacgacgacggggatgacgacgatgacgacgaggaggaggaggtggtggtggtggctcTGTACAACTTCCCGGGCACCGAGCCACACGACCTGAGTCTGGTCAAAGGAGACGAGTACGTCATCCTTGAAAAGTGCGACGTCAACTGGTACAAGGCGCGCAACAAGTATGG CGAGGAAGGCTACATCCCAAGTAACTATGTAACAGAGAAGAAATCTGGAAACCTGGTGCAGTTTGT TTGGTACAGTAAACAAGTCAACAGGAACAAGGCAGAGGAGCTGCTGAGGAATGAG GACAAAGAAGGAGCCTTCATTGTCAGAGACTCCAGCACCCCAGGGACCTACACCGTCTCGCTCTACGCCAAGTCTGCCGCAGT GGAGGGAGGTGCAGCTATAAAACATTACCACATCAAGGAGACACAAGACCTGCCTCCTCAGTTTTACCTGGCCGAGAAACACGTGTTCAGCTCCATCCCCGACCTGATCGAGTACCACAAGCACAACGCAGCAG gtCTTGTAGCAAGGTTGAGGTACCCCGTAGGAAAACATGACAAGTCTGCTCCGTCCACCGCTGGCTTCAGCTACG AGAAGTGGGAGATCAACCCCAGCGAGCTGACCTTCATGAAGGAGCTGGGCAGCGGTCAGTTCGGCCTGGTGAGGCTCGGCAAGTGGCGGGCTCAGCACAAAGTGGCCATCAAGGCCATCAGGGAGGGGGCCATGTACGAGGAGGACTTCATCGAGGAGGCCAAGGTCATGAT GAGACTGTCCCACCCTAAACTGGTGCAGCTGTACGGAGTGTGCAGCCAGCAGCATCCCATCTACATCGTCACAGAGTTCATGGAGCACGGCTGCCTGCTGAACTTCCTCAGGCAGCGGCGGGGCAGCTTCAGCCTGGGGTCCTTGCTGAGTATCTGCCTGGACGTCAGCGAGGGCATGGAGCACCTGGAGGCCAACGGTTTCATCCACAGAGATCTG GCTGCCAGAAACTGTTTGGTGAACGAGGCTCTGGTAGTGAAGGTGTCCGACTTCGGCATGGCCAG ATATGTGTTAGACAACCAGTACACCAGTTCATCGGGTGCCAAGTTTCCTGTGAAGTGGTCGCCTCCTGAGGTCTTTAACTTCTGCAAATACAGCAGCATGTCGGATGTCTGGTCCTATG GTGTGTTGATGTGGGAAGTTTTCACCGAGGGTCGCATGCCGTTTGAACAGCATCAGAACCACGAGGTGGTTGCCTTGGTAACCCAGGGTCACCGCCTGTTCAGGCCCAAAATGGCCTCGCCCGCCATCTATGACATCATGCAGCTCTGTTGGCACGAG agACCGGAGGAGCGTCCGTCGTTCGTTCAGCTCTGCATGATGATCTCCGACGCTCTGGAGGGTGACGTCCCTCCCCACGAACTGGCCAACTGA
- the tec gene encoding tyrosine-protein kinase Tec isoform X2, whose translation MSAEMLLEETLIKRSQQKKRTSPLNYKERLFILTKSRLTYYDGKAEKKFRRGSIELSRIRCVEIVKNGGGIIPCQNKYPFQVVYDTNTLYVFAPSHDSRSLWVQSLKDEIKDNLVVLTKFHPQFWQEGAWLCCRQAEKQALGCEEYNLFGEITRKPLPPIPGEERKDGRRRPPPPLPPTPVDDDDDDDDDDDDGDDDDDDEEEEVVVVALYNFPGTEPHDLSLVKGDEYVILEKCDVNWYKARNKYGEEGYIPSNYVTEKKSGNLVQFVWYSKQVNRNKAEELLRNEDKEGAFIVRDSSTPGTYTVSLYAKSAAVEGGAAIKHYHIKETQDLPPQFYLAEKHVFSSIPDLIEYHKHNAAGLVARLRYPVGKHDKSAPSTAGFSYEKWEINPSELTFMKELGSGQFGLVRLGKWRAQHKVAIKAIREGAMYEEDFIEEAKVMMRLSHPKLVQLYGVCSQQHPIYIVTEFMEHGCLLNFLRQRRGSFSLGSLLSICLDVSEGMEHLEANGFIHRDLAARNCLVNEALVVKVSDFGMARYVLDNQYTSSSGAKFPVKWSPPEVFNFCKYSSMSDVWSYETGGASVVRSALHDDLRRSGG comes from the exons ATGAGTGCCGAGATGCTATTGGAGGAGACGCTGATCAAACGGTCTCAGCAGAAGAAGCGGACGTCGCCGCTCAACTACAAGGAAAGACTGTTCATCCTCACCAAGAGCAGGCTGACGTACTATGATGGAAAAGCAGAG AAGAAGTTCAGGAGAGGCTCCATCGAGCTGAGCCGCATCAGATGTGTGGAGATCGTCAAGAACGGGGGAGGAATCATTCCCTGCCAGAACAAATACCCCTTTCAG GTGGTGTATGATACCAACACACTCTATGTTTTTGCTCCGAGTCACGACAGCAGAAGTCTCTGGGTCCAGAGCCTGAAAGACG aGATCAAAGACAACCTTGTGGTCTTGACGAAGTTTCACCCCCAGTTCTGGCAGGAGGGGGCGTGGCTCTGCTGTCGCCAGGCAGAAAAACAGGCGCTGGGCTGCGAGGAGTACAACCTGTTCGGAGAGA TTACAAGAAAACCTTTGCCTCCGATTCCTGGAGAGGAACGTAAAGATGGAAGG CGGcggcctcctcctcccctccccccgACCCCTGTGgatgacgacgacgatgacgacgacgacgacgacgacggggatgacgacgatgacgacgaggaggaggaggtggtggtggtggctcTGTACAACTTCCCGGGCACCGAGCCACACGACCTGAGTCTGGTCAAAGGAGACGAGTACGTCATCCTTGAAAAGTGCGACGTCAACTGGTACAAGGCGCGCAACAAGTATGG CGAGGAAGGCTACATCCCAAGTAACTATGTAACAGAGAAGAAATCTGGAAACCTGGTGCAGTTTGT TTGGTACAGTAAACAAGTCAACAGGAACAAGGCAGAGGAGCTGCTGAGGAATGAG GACAAAGAAGGAGCCTTCATTGTCAGAGACTCCAGCACCCCAGGGACCTACACCGTCTCGCTCTACGCCAAGTCTGCCGCAGT GGAGGGAGGTGCAGCTATAAAACATTACCACATCAAGGAGACACAAGACCTGCCTCCTCAGTTTTACCTGGCCGAGAAACACGTGTTCAGCTCCATCCCCGACCTGATCGAGTACCACAAGCACAACGCAGCAG gtCTTGTAGCAAGGTTGAGGTACCCCGTAGGAAAACATGACAAGTCTGCTCCGTCCACCGCTGGCTTCAGCTACG AGAAGTGGGAGATCAACCCCAGCGAGCTGACCTTCATGAAGGAGCTGGGCAGCGGTCAGTTCGGCCTGGTGAGGCTCGGCAAGTGGCGGGCTCAGCACAAAGTGGCCATCAAGGCCATCAGGGAGGGGGCCATGTACGAGGAGGACTTCATCGAGGAGGCCAAGGTCATGAT GAGACTGTCCCACCCTAAACTGGTGCAGCTGTACGGAGTGTGCAGCCAGCAGCATCCCATCTACATCGTCACAGAGTTCATGGAGCACGGCTGCCTGCTGAACTTCCTCAGGCAGCGGCGGGGCAGCTTCAGCCTGGGGTCCTTGCTGAGTATCTGCCTGGACGTCAGCGAGGGCATGGAGCACCTGGAGGCCAACGGTTTCATCCACAGAGATCTG GCTGCCAGAAACTGTTTGGTGAACGAGGCTCTGGTAGTGAAGGTGTCCGACTTCGGCATGGCCAG ATATGTGTTAGACAACCAGTACACCAGTTCATCGGGTGCCAAGTTTCCTGTGAAGTGGTCGCCTCCTGAGGTCTTTAACTTCTGCAAATACAGCAGCATGTCGGATGTCTGGTCCTATG agACCGGAGGAGCGTCCGTCGTTCGTTCAGCTCTGCATGATGATCTCCGACGCTCTGGAGGGTGA